The genomic DNA ACTCGGAGGTGAAACGCTGCAGCGGCGAAGATACTTGGGGGGTCACCCCCAGGCACAATAGCTCGGTGCCAGGCATACCCTTATATAATTTTATTTGTAGGAAAAGTGATTTCTCTATTTAGAGGGATTCGTAACAAGTTAAAACAAAAATCCAGATATCAAGTGCTGACAAGCTTAACTAGTTAATGACAGAGATGTCTAGAGCTAGTTCTGCTCCACTAATCAGCCCACAGAGGCTAATCGTGATGCTGTCCAATAGCAGATGTTCTTTTCCTCGAAGATAGCGAGGATCTTCGAGAGTGGCACACAATAGGTCAGGATACTCGCATCGATAACCTGACTCATTTGAGACCTCTTCTGAGAGTAATTTACTCCACTCTATCACATCTTTTTCATGCGGTTGCCCTGGTATAAGTCTTAGCATTCAGAAAACCCCTGTTTCATCAAAGGGGTAATGATTTTCTAAATTAGGTAGATATCTATTGATTGATTATGTAAATATACGTAGGAAATAACAATTATTGGTAAACTACTTGAAGTAAACATCACTAATTAGCTAATCAGTGTTCTCTAGAGTTAATCGATACTTAATTTCTATTGAGAAAACTGTTTCAAAACCCCATATCCAGATTCACGGGTTTAACTGATAAATTTGGAATGAACCGCTCCGGTAATTCTGAATACTCTCAAATTAGCTTTTTTTTAGTTTTTGAAGATATATAGCTCCGATCGCAAGAGCTATATATCCGTTTTGTGTCGATTTCAAATGAGAGAAAATTATGTTGCTAGGAAAAATCAGGAAAAATTTCCCAACGCAAAGTAACTTACTATACTCAGCCAAGGTTAGTTCCACATTAGCAGGACTAGCATTGATAACACTGAGCATAGGATTAACGAACCCTGCTAGTGCAGCTAATTTGTCTTTCAGGGGGAATTTTACCCAGGATGACGATGTGAGACTGATTAACTTTACACTTAGCAGTACATCACAAGTTATCATCAAAAGTTTGTCTTATGCTGGTGGTACTCAAGCCGATGGAACCTTAGTCAGTGCTGGTGGTTTTGATCCGATTTTGTCCTTATTTGACAATGGTGGCAATTTAATCGATAGCAATGATGATGGTGGATCTAGCCATGTACCTGCCGATCTGACGACTGGAGCGGGTTTTGATGCCTTCTTAACTTCTTTACTCAATCCAGGAACTTATACAGTAGCAGTGACTCAGTTTTATAATTTCCCTGGTGGAACAAATATCTCCCAAGGGTTTAGGCATCAGGGAGAGGCAAATTTTACTAGCCTTTATGGCTGCTCTACGGGCGTATTTTGCGATACTACTGGAAATTCTCGGACTAACTTTTGGGCTGTTGATGTTTTGAAGAGAGATGAACCGATCCCTCCAACAAGTGTTCCCGAACCCAGTACATTATTAGGGGCTTTTTTGGCATTAAGTACCTTAAGTAAGGTCAGTTTGCGAAAAAAACGGATTAAAGAATAGAAAGCTTCATTTAAGTACGTTAGACTGCCAATCTAGCTTAGAGCGACTTGGAGTAAAAGCAACTCCACAAGATTAATAGGGAAAGACGCACAGCAAGGGAGTATTGTTGATCTAGCCACTATTAATGTTTGTCATTTCCCCAGATGGGATCTGTCTTCAACCCACGTGGTTTATTGCTTCAGTCGCTCTATTTCATGTGCAGGTAAAGCTAGTATGTCTGACCTTCCTTTTACCTTAGATCAGTTAAGAATTCTAAAAGCGATCGCTGCTGAAGGTAGTTTCAAACGCGCTGCTGATAGTCTCTATGTTTCTCAACCTGCTGTCAGTCTGCAAGTGCAAAATTTAGAGCGACAGCTAGATGTGCCATTATTCGATCGCGGAGGACGAAGGGCACAATTAACGGAAGCAGGTTACCTTCTCCTCAGTTATGGCGAAAAAATCATTACTCTGTGTCAAGAAACTTGTCGGGCGTTAGAAGATTTACAAAACTTGCAAGGTGGAACTTTAATTGTAGGTGCTTCCCAAACTACAGGAACCTATCTACTTCCACAAATGATGGGGATGTTTCGCCGTCGTTATCCAGATGTTTCCGTCCAACTCCATGTCCACTCAACTCGCCGTACTGCTTGGAGTGTAGCTAATGGTCAAGTCGATCTAGCTATTATTGGCGGTGAAGTGCCCACAGAACTAAATGAAGCATTAGAGATTCTTCCTTATGCTGAAGATGAATTAGTCTTAATATTGCCCAGCAACCATAATTTTGCTAAAAATCCGACTATTTACAAAGAAGATCTTTATCAGTTAGATTTTATTGCTTTAGATTCTCAATCGACTACCCGCAAAGTTATAGATCAAGTTTTATCTCGATACGACATTGATACTAAGCGCTTAAAAATCGAAATGGAACTCAATTCCATAGAAGCGATCAAAAATGCTGTTCAAGCAGGTCTTGGGGTCGCCTTCGTCTCCCTATCTGCCATCGAAAAAGAAATTCAGATGGGAGTGCTATATCGAGTTCAGATTGACAATGTCATAGTCAAACGGATGCTTTCAGTCATCGTTAATCCCAATCGATATCGTTCCCGCGCCGCCGAAGCTTTTAGTAAAGAGATATTACCTCTCTTTGGCAAAGAAGGGTGGAAATATGAAGTTATGGAGGTTTCCAATATCAAAGCTGAAGCTCTTAAATCCAATGCTGCCACTATTGATGAAAGTTAATTAAAATTGGAGATTGAGCTAGCGAGTGTTGATTATTCAGTGTTAACTTATAAATTCCCTCTTCCTTTGGTCGAAGAAGATCGAGAACTAAAGCTTAATATGGAAATATTATGTACTCGCCCTAAGTGCCTGCGATCGCAAAACAGTTTTCCGGAACTAGATGATCGCTCTATCCTGAAAAGCGTGCCACAAAAATACTGTACCAGTTGCGGGATGCCCTTAATTTTAGGCGATCGCTATATCCCAAGTAAACTTTTAGGTAGGGGTGGTTTTGGGGCAGCTTTTTTAGCCCGCGATCGCTATACTCCCAAATTACGGGAATGTGTTGTCAAACAGTTTCTATATAGCCTTGAGCAGCCTTTCTTTGAGTATGGGAATGTTGGCTGGTGGTTTGGGAATGGGGTTAGCTGGTTTGATTTTTCTGCAATATCGTCGCTGGCTAGAAGGTAAAGATCTACCAATTTTAGCTGCCATAGCATTTGCTATAGTTGCCTTGGTGCCAATTTTACATGGGTCACTATCCTTAGTTCAAGTCGCACTCATAGCTGGATTATCAGCCGCAGGTGCGATCGCAATTACAGCTTTATTTCGCCTAATTTATCAACTCCTGTCTCGCTTTTTGTAGCTCCTCAAACCGATGAGAAACTATCATTCTCTAAGTGTGATGCTCACCAAAAATATGACCAATGAATGTTTTCTGTACTAGATTTAGCTGTCAGCAACCTCATAACGTTTTGCCAGAACTGGCAGATCCAGAGGCAATTAAGAGAATAACGCAAAGGTATTGTACTTCCTGTGGTATGCCTTTAATCCTAGTCGGGCGTTACTTTCCTATAGAGTGCCTCTCTCAAAGCTCTTTAAGTCGGGTATTTCTAGCTATCGATCGCTACACTCCATCTCAAAGTTTAAGGATAGTCAAACAGTTAGATGTGAATCCAGTATTGACTCAAACCGATTTATCTGAACTCCAGAAAAGATTTGAAGAAGAAGAGAAAATTCTGGAAAAATTAGGTAAACACCCCCAAATCCCCGAATTGTTTGCCACGTTTGAATTTAGCCAACCTAGTTTCCCCAATGGTGCCTTAGAGACAACTTTTTATCTAGTAGAAGAGTTTATTGACGGCGAAGATTTAGAAACACAAGTAGCCAAGACTGGTAAATTTTCCGAAGAGCAAGTGTTAGTCTTCCTACACCAAATCTTACCAGTACTCCAATTTGTCCATCAACAGGGTTATATTCACCAAGACATTAAACCTTCTAACATCATCCGCGATCGCCAAGGTCAATTACACCTAATCGACTTTGGTGGAGTCAAGCAAATCCCACAACCCACCACTTCTGATAGTGATTCCAGGGTATACACTCCAGGATACGCAGCACCTGAACAAATTAACTTTCAGAAAGTTTATATTTCCACAGATATCTATGCTTTAGGGGTTACTTGTTTACACCTGCTCACCAACAAACGTCCAGAAGAGTTATTTAACACCCAAACCCGCTCCTGGGAATGGGAAAACCATAACCAAGTCAGTCCTGCTTTAGCCCAAATCCTGAATCAGATGCTGTTTCTCAACCCCTTTAAGCGATACCAATCAGTTGCAGAAATATTGTCGGCTCTGAGAAGCCTTCCTGCTCCCCTATCAGTTCAAAATGAAATCCCCACCCAGATTCCTAGTAGTATCATCAAAGCTCCCCCTCCTGGGCTATTACAGCCCATTGACAGAATAATTACTACCCAACCCACCAAACCCATTTTTCGTCAACCTAAATTCCCCCTGTTTGATGTTTGTAGCAGGGCAGCGTTTATCGGTTTTGAAGGCTCTTTGCTATATATACTGCTGGCTAGTTTAGTTGGCTCACCCCCTATTGCTATGGGATTATGGGGCATGATTTTAGGGGGCTTAATCTTTCTCCAAATCCGCCGCTTAACTGGAAAAATTGCACCTTGGGTACTAGCAGGAGTGACATTAGCCATTGTCTTAACAATTCCAGCTATTTACACTGTGTGGGACAGGCAGTTAATCTTGGTGATATCAGTTATCTTTGCTGCCAGCACTACGGCTGTAGTTGTCTTATCTCGTTTAATTTATCAGTTATTTGACCGTTGGTTCTAACACCCCGTAGGGGTAAGGAAAAAGAAAAAAGAAAGGAAGTTTCGCTAAGTGATATAAAAGGCTTAGCCTGCGTGTATAGTTTCTAAAAAACTAGAAAATTTCAACATTATCTTCGACTTCGCTCATTTTACTGACTTATCGATCAACTTATATGTCTTCTAATCGAGAATCTGCACTCCTGATTGTGACATTGCTAGCGACTTTAGGTGTCGTAGGTGGTGGTTTATGGTGGCTTAAAGAACACCTAACATTTGTATCAGAACCGATCGCCACATCCTTAAGCCCCAATTCAACTAAGATTAATGGCAACTGTCAGATTGCTAATGCCCCCAGTGGACTATTTAGTTATGGTGGTAGCACTACTTGGGCGGTAATTCGCCAAAAAACCGAACCGATCATCGCCCAAATTTGCCCTGCATTTCGCTTGCGCTACACCGATCCTACGTCTAAGCCACCTGGTTCGCAAGCTGGGATTGAGATGTTAATTGACAATCAACTAGCCTTTTCCCAGTCTTCCAATTCTTTAAAACCTGAAGATTACCAAAAAGCCCAAGCTAAAGGTTTTAGTCTCAAAGAAGTACCAGTAGCAATTGACGGTCTAGTTATAGCCGTTCATCCCCAATTACAGATCTCAGGATTGAGTGTCGGTCAATTGAGTGATATCTATACAGGTAAGGTCAAGAACTGGAATCAACTCGGTGGTCCTAATCTCAAAATAACTCCTTATTCTCGTACCCAAGAATCTGGGGGGACAGTCGATTTTTTTAGTGAAAATGTCCTGCAAAACCAAAAATTTGGCAGCAATGTCAAATACGTCTATAGCACCACCCCAGCCTTGCGTCAGGTAGCAGCAGATCCTGGCGGAATTTACTATGCTTCAGCTTCAGAGATTGTACATCAGTGTGAAATTAAACCACTACCTTTATTCAATAATGCTCAGCAATTAATTCCTCCTTACCAAGAACCATTTGTTCCGTTATCAGCTTGTCCCCAACAGCGCAACCAAATCAATCAAATAGCCTTTCGGATCGGTACTTATCCCATTACGAGAAGACTATTTGTGATTGTGAAACTTAACAGTCAAGTAGATGAACAAGCAGGGGATGCTTACGCTCAATGGTTACTAACTTCCCAAGGACAAGAAACCCTTAAAAAAGCAGGTTTTATCCGCCTAAATTGATTGATTAAGAATTTTTGACCTTCCGTTCTCCCCCATTTTTCCCATATGTCCCAAAAAAACGAAACCACAATTTTAGTCCTCTCTCTACTCATCACTCTAGGTTTACTTGGTGGAGGTTGTTGGTGGTTTAGCAAAAATGGTGGTTTAAAGATTGGTAATGAGCCAACACCCACTGGGATTGGTGCTGAAACTGGGACTCCCAAATCATCGGATACATCTGCGACAAAAAGCTTCGAGCAGGTGAGTAATATCCCTTCTGGTCTATTTAATTATGGAGGTAGCACTTCTTGGGCACCAATTCGTTTAACGGTTGATGGACAAATACAAGCAGCACGTCCTGAATTCCGGCTCAGATACGTTCAACCTACCAATAGTCCTCCTAGTTCTACTACAGGAATCAGTCAGTTGATTGATGGCAAACTAGCATTTGCTCAATCTTCTCGCCCGATTCTAGATGGGGAATATCAACAAGCTGAGCAACGAGGGTTTAAATTGCAGCAAATTCCCGTGGCGATTGACGGTTTAGCAATAGCTGTTAATCCTAATTTAAATGTTCCTGGCGTAACCGTAGCAGGACTCAAATCTATCTACACAGGCGCAGTAACTAACTGGAAGCAGCTTGGTGGACCAGATGTACCCATCAGAGCATATTCTCGTCCGCTCAATTCTGGGGGTACGGTAGATATCTTATTTGAAGAAGTTTTAGGGAAGCAAAGATTTGGAGCCAATGTCCAGTTAGTCAATACAACTACTGAAGCTTTACGGAAAGTGGCTAATTCTCCTGGAGGCATTTACTATGCTTCTGCGGTGGAAGTCGTCCCGCAATGCACCGTTAAACCTTTGCCTATAGGTAGTCAAGGCGGAGAGTTTATACCGCCTTACCAGTTACCTTTTATACCTCTATCTCAATGTCCTGGGCAACGAAATCGCCTCAATGGAGCAGATTTTCAAAGTGGCAAGTATCCCATCACTCGCAATCTTTATGTAGTTGTGAAACAAAATGGTCAAATTGACGAGCAAGCAGGAAAAGCTTATGCAGATCTGCTTCTAACTCCTCAAGGGCAAGACTTAATTCAGCAAGCTGGATTTATCAAAGTTCGCTAGTTGGATCGGAACAGGGAAGAAGGAAGAAGGAAGAAGGAATAAATATCCAGTTTTTAGGCGTAAATCAGCTTATGTTATCTTTTAGCCCGTTAAATCTCCAGATAGGCAGATCAAATTATCTTTTTTGATTTGGACTAATTTTCTTTGACGCAGCTTACCCATTAATCTGGTGACTGTTACTCGCGTTGAACCTATCGCACTACCAACTTGGGCGTGGGTTAAGGGAAAAGGCAGACAATATCCTTCTTCGCAAGGTTCACCAAATTCTTCTACTAGCAGTCTGAGTAAACCTATCAGGCGATCAATGGTGCGTCTTTCTAAATTAGCTTTAGTCGCTGCGGCAAAAGCTGGCTTGCGATTAATCCTTGCAAATGTGTTTGATACCATACCCTTAACTGAACTATAAGTAAAACAAATCTAAAATTTTGGTTAAAGGTAGTGACAAATGGAAAAATATCAGTTATTGTGTAGTCGTGTGAGGAGCGAACCAGAATCAGGGAACCGAGACGAAACACGGCCAGTCGTCGGTTCCCTTTCTGCTTTATATAGACTTTTTGATCGCAGGCTTTTCCAGGTTTAAATTGCATACTAATGGCAAGCAAGATGCCCGCCCCACAAGGTTTTTGTTGAAGTTTGATTTGAACAGTATTGGGCGAATAG from Merismopedia glauca CCAP 1448/3 includes the following:
- a CDS encoding DVUA0089 family protein; this translates as MLLGKIRKNFPTQSNLLYSAKVSSTLAGLALITLSIGLTNPASAANLSFRGNFTQDDDVRLINFTLSSTSQVIIKSLSYAGGTQADGTLVSAGGFDPILSLFDNGGNLIDSNDDGGSSHVPADLTTGAGFDAFLTSLLNPGTYTVAVTQFYNFPGGTNISQGFRHQGEANFTSLYGCSTGVFCDTTGNSRTNFWAVDVLKRDEPIPPTSVPEPSTLLGAFLALSTLSKVSLRKKRIKE
- a CDS encoding LysR family transcriptional regulator, yielding MSDLPFTLDQLRILKAIAAEGSFKRAADSLYVSQPAVSLQVQNLERQLDVPLFDRGGRRAQLTEAGYLLLSYGEKIITLCQETCRALEDLQNLQGGTLIVGASQTTGTYLLPQMMGMFRRRYPDVSVQLHVHSTRRTAWSVANGQVDLAIIGGEVPTELNEALEILPYAEDELVLILPSNHNFAKNPTIYKEDLYQLDFIALDSQSTTRKVIDQVLSRYDIDTKRLKIEMELNSIEAIKNAVQAGLGVAFVSLSAIEKEIQMGVLYRVQIDNVIVKRMLSVIVNPNRYRSRAAEAFSKEILPLFGKEGWKYEVMEVSNIKAEALKSNAATIDES
- a CDS encoding 4-Cys prefix domain-containing protein: MLTYKFPLPLVEEDRELKLNMEILCTRPKCLRSQNSFPELDDRSILKSVPQKYCTSCGMPLILGDRYIPSKLLGRGGFGAAFLARDRYTPKLRECVVKQFLYSLEQPFFEYGNVGWWFGNGVSWFDFSAISSLARR
- a CDS encoding protein kinase domain-containing protein, which encodes MNVFCTRFSCQQPHNVLPELADPEAIKRITQRYCTSCGMPLILVGRYFPIECLSQSSLSRVFLAIDRYTPSQSLRIVKQLDVNPVLTQTDLSELQKRFEEEEKILEKLGKHPQIPELFATFEFSQPSFPNGALETTFYLVEEFIDGEDLETQVAKTGKFSEEQVLVFLHQILPVLQFVHQQGYIHQDIKPSNIIRDRQGQLHLIDFGGVKQIPQPTTSDSDSRVYTPGYAAPEQINFQKVYISTDIYALGVTCLHLLTNKRPEELFNTQTRSWEWENHNQVSPALAQILNQMLFLNPFKRYQSVAEILSALRSLPAPLSVQNEIPTQIPSSIIKAPPPGLLQPIDRIITTQPTKPIFRQPKFPLFDVCSRAAFIGFEGSLLYILLASLVGSPPIAMGLWGMILGGLIFLQIRRLTGKIAPWVLAGVTLAIVLTIPAIYTVWDRQLILVISVIFAASTTAVVVLSRLIYQLFDRWF
- a CDS encoding PstS family phosphate ABC transporter substrate-binding protein, which produces MSSNRESALLIVTLLATLGVVGGGLWWLKEHLTFVSEPIATSLSPNSTKINGNCQIANAPSGLFSYGGSTTWAVIRQKTEPIIAQICPAFRLRYTDPTSKPPGSQAGIEMLIDNQLAFSQSSNSLKPEDYQKAQAKGFSLKEVPVAIDGLVIAVHPQLQISGLSVGQLSDIYTGKVKNWNQLGGPNLKITPYSRTQESGGTVDFFSENVLQNQKFGSNVKYVYSTTPALRQVAADPGGIYYASASEIVHQCEIKPLPLFNNAQQLIPPYQEPFVPLSACPQQRNQINQIAFRIGTYPITRRLFVIVKLNSQVDEQAGDAYAQWLLTSQGQETLKKAGFIRLN
- a CDS encoding PstS family phosphate ABC transporter substrate-binding protein gives rise to the protein MSQKNETTILVLSLLITLGLLGGGCWWFSKNGGLKIGNEPTPTGIGAETGTPKSSDTSATKSFEQVSNIPSGLFNYGGSTSWAPIRLTVDGQIQAARPEFRLRYVQPTNSPPSSTTGISQLIDGKLAFAQSSRPILDGEYQQAEQRGFKLQQIPVAIDGLAIAVNPNLNVPGVTVAGLKSIYTGAVTNWKQLGGPDVPIRAYSRPLNSGGTVDILFEEVLGKQRFGANVQLVNTTTEALRKVANSPGGIYYASAVEVVPQCTVKPLPIGSQGGEFIPPYQLPFIPLSQCPGQRNRLNGADFQSGKYPITRNLYVVVKQNGQIDEQAGKAYADLLLTPQGQDLIQQAGFIKVR
- a CDS encoding helix-turn-helix domain-containing protein, which translates into the protein MVSNTFARINRKPAFAAATKANLERRTIDRLIGLLRLLVEEFGEPCEEGYCLPFPLTHAQVGSAIGSTRVTVTRLMGKLRQRKLVQIKKDNLICLSGDLTG